One window of Microbacterium sp. Root61 genomic DNA carries:
- a CDS encoding Rieske 2Fe-2S domain-containing protein, translating into MRITGLGHAGMFIETTGGSILCDPWVKSAFYGSWFPFPDNRALDWETYGKADFLYISHRHRDHFDPWLLETYVPKDIEVLLPDYPTDDLETDLRALGYTNITYTTAGEIIERGSLRMMVTPLRAPSDGPIGDSSLSIDDGTASILNQNDSHPLDLEALLSFSKPEAYFTQFSGAIWWPMVYDLPEDAKRNFAHLKREAQHKRAMYYIEKVGAPHVFPMAGPPMFLRDELFRYNGLGQENDSIFTDQAEFIARLHEESPQHTGHVFIPGTVVTIEHGEQTVEQTLFTDAEIQAMFDDKWGYLEQQRATRQAEIAEEEASRAPILPPAEMLAAIKEWWEPLLRRGRIFRDGVGGPVRYTIGDLDMVVDFPKAKVREYAGEETSYWFTIPADLVSTNIRDHEIDWSNSIFLSMQFAAGRVGKFNEFIYTFMKCLSRDRIEYVENWYGEQTDVTEDVQLGDWIVQRRCPHLRADLSKTAKVEDGVLTCSLHDWKWDLASGKCLSTQGHPIRAHAVEDELHAEATAPAAV; encoded by the coding sequence ATGCGGATCACTGGGCTCGGCCATGCCGGGATGTTCATCGAAACGACCGGCGGAAGCATTCTGTGCGACCCCTGGGTGAAGTCGGCCTTCTACGGCTCATGGTTCCCCTTCCCCGACAACCGGGCTCTCGACTGGGAGACGTACGGCAAGGCCGACTTCCTCTACATCTCGCACCGTCACCGTGACCACTTCGACCCGTGGCTGCTGGAGACCTACGTGCCGAAGGACATCGAGGTGCTGCTGCCGGACTACCCGACGGATGACCTCGAGACTGACCTGCGCGCCCTCGGATACACGAACATCACGTACACGACCGCGGGCGAGATCATCGAGCGCGGTTCGCTGCGGATGATGGTGACGCCGCTGCGCGCCCCCTCCGACGGACCGATCGGCGATTCCAGCCTGTCCATCGACGACGGCACCGCCAGCATCCTGAACCAGAACGACTCGCACCCGCTGGATCTGGAGGCGCTGCTGTCGTTCTCGAAGCCGGAGGCGTACTTCACGCAGTTCTCCGGTGCGATCTGGTGGCCCATGGTCTACGACCTGCCCGAGGACGCCAAGCGCAACTTCGCCCACCTCAAGCGCGAAGCGCAGCACAAGCGCGCGATGTACTACATCGAGAAGGTCGGTGCGCCGCACGTGTTCCCGATGGCCGGCCCGCCGATGTTCCTCCGCGACGAGCTGTTCCGCTACAACGGCCTCGGCCAGGAGAACGACTCGATCTTCACGGACCAGGCCGAGTTCATCGCGCGTCTGCACGAGGAATCGCCGCAGCACACTGGGCACGTCTTCATCCCGGGCACCGTTGTCACGATCGAGCACGGCGAACAGACGGTCGAGCAGACGCTGTTCACGGATGCCGAGATCCAGGCGATGTTCGACGACAAATGGGGCTACCTCGAGCAGCAGCGCGCGACGCGCCAGGCCGAGATCGCCGAGGAAGAGGCATCCCGTGCCCCGATCCTCCCGCCGGCCGAGATGCTGGCCGCGATCAAGGAATGGTGGGAGCCGCTGCTGCGTCGTGGCCGCATCTTCCGCGACGGCGTCGGCGGGCCCGTGCGCTACACGATCGGCGACCTCGACATGGTCGTGGACTTCCCGAAGGCCAAGGTCCGCGAGTACGCGGGGGAGGAGACCAGTTATTGGTTCACCATCCCGGCCGATCTCGTCTCGACCAACATCCGCGACCACGAGATCGATTGGTCCAACTCGATCTTCCTGTCGATGCAGTTCGCCGCGGGCCGTGTCGGCAAGTTCAACGAGTTCATCTACACGTTCATGAAGTGCCTCTCGCGCGACCGGATCGAGTACGTCGAGAACTGGTACGGCGAGCAGACCGATGTCACCGAGGACGTGCAGCTGGGCGACTGGATCGTGCAGCGCCGCTGCCCGCACCTGCGCGCCGACCTGTCCAAGACCGCCAAGGTCGAGGACGGCGTGCTGACCTGCAGTCTGCACGACTGGAAGTGGGACCTCGCCTCCGGCAAGTGCCTCTCCACACAAGGCCACCCGATCCGTGCCCACGCCGTCGAGGACGAGCTGCACGCGGAGGCCACCGCGCCCGCCGCGGTCTGA
- the pyrR gene encoding bifunctional pyr operon transcriptional regulator/uracil phosphoribosyltransferase PyrR, with amino-acid sequence MSTRTVLHEADIARALTRISHEILESNKGPENLVLLGIPTRGVTLAQRIGSLVTEFGGMSVPVGALDVTMYRDDLHRNPTRAPQPTQIPAGGIDGKVVVLVDDVLFSGRSIRAALDALQDIGRPAAVRLATLVDRGHRELPIRPDFVGKNLPSARDERVNVRLAEVDGIEGVTIES; translated from the coding sequence ATGAGCACGCGCACCGTGCTGCATGAAGCGGACATAGCCCGAGCCCTGACTCGGATCTCTCACGAGATCCTGGAGTCCAACAAGGGCCCCGAGAATCTGGTGCTTCTGGGCATCCCGACCCGCGGCGTCACACTCGCCCAGCGGATCGGCTCGCTCGTCACCGAGTTCGGCGGCATGAGCGTCCCGGTCGGGGCGCTCGATGTCACGATGTACCGCGACGACCTGCACCGCAATCCGACGCGGGCGCCGCAGCCCACCCAGATCCCCGCGGGGGGCATCGACGGCAAGGTCGTCGTGCTGGTGGACGACGTGCTGTTCTCCGGACGCAGCATCCGTGCCGCTCTGGACGCGCTGCAGGACATCGGCCGCCCTGCGGCCGTGCGCCTCGCGACGCTGGTGGACCGCGGACACCGCGAGCTCCCGATCCGCCCCGACTTCGTCGGCAAGAACCTGCCCAGCGCCCGGGACGAGCGCGTCAACGTGCGCCTCGCCGAAGTCGACGGCATCGAAGGAGTGACGATCGAGTCATGA
- a CDS encoding aspartate carbamoyltransferase catalytic subunit: protein MRHLLDTKSLTREDALRILDVAEDMADTQQREIKKLPTLRGKTVVNLFFEDSTRTRISFEAAAKRLSADVINFSAKGSSVSKGESLQDTAQTLQAMGADAVVIRHGASGAPRTLATSGWITAGVVNAGDGTHEHPTQALLDAFTIRKRRFGDDSRGRDLAGLKVTIVGDILHSRVARSNVWLLTTLGASVTLVAPPTLVPQDVSAWPARILYDLDEAIAAEPDALMMLRIQLERMNAAYFPTEREYSRRWGLHPGRLHALPAGSMVMHPGPMNRGLEISAEAADSPRSTVLEQVTNGVSVRMAVLYLLLAGERAGQGAETEKENVL, encoded by the coding sequence ATGAGGCACCTCCTCGACACCAAGTCCCTGACCCGCGAGGACGCGCTGCGAATCCTCGACGTCGCCGAAGACATGGCCGACACCCAGCAGCGCGAGATCAAGAAGCTCCCGACGCTGCGCGGCAAGACCGTCGTCAACCTCTTCTTCGAGGACTCCACGCGGACGCGCATCTCGTTCGAGGCCGCTGCCAAGCGGCTCAGCGCCGACGTCATCAACTTCTCAGCGAAGGGCTCGAGCGTCTCGAAGGGCGAGAGCCTGCAGGACACCGCCCAGACCCTCCAGGCGATGGGGGCGGATGCCGTGGTCATCCGCCACGGAGCGTCCGGTGCGCCGCGCACCCTGGCGACGAGCGGCTGGATCACCGCCGGTGTCGTCAACGCCGGCGACGGCACGCACGAGCACCCGACGCAGGCGCTGCTGGACGCCTTCACGATCCGGAAGCGCCGGTTCGGCGACGACAGCCGCGGGCGCGACCTGGCCGGTCTGAAGGTCACGATCGTCGGAGACATCCTGCACTCGCGCGTCGCGCGGTCCAACGTGTGGCTGCTCACGACCCTGGGCGCCTCCGTGACGCTGGTCGCACCGCCGACACTGGTGCCGCAGGATGTCTCGGCCTGGCCGGCGCGCATCCTCTACGACCTCGACGAGGCCATCGCGGCGGAGCCCGACGCACTCATGATGCTGCGGATCCAGCTCGAACGCATGAACGCCGCATATTTCCCCACTGAACGGGAGTATTCCCGCCGGTGGGGGCTGCATCCGGGTCGGCTTCACGCCCTCCCGGCGGGTAGCATGGTGATGCACCCCGGACCGATGAACCGCGGTCTGGAGATCTCGGCAGAGGCTGCTGACTCGCCGCGATCCACAGTGCTCGAACAGGTGACCAACGGCGTCTCGGTACGGATGGCGGTGCTCTATCTGCTGCTGGCCGGTGAACGTGCCGGGCAAGGCGCAGAAACAGAGAAGGAGAACGTGCTGTGA
- a CDS encoding dihydroorotase — protein sequence MTHSSEAEVLIIRGALVEGTDRADLVVANGRIEEVGSGLSRAGATVIDADGLIALPGLVDLHTHLREPGYEASETILTGSRAAAAGGFTAVFAMPNTSPVADTAGVVEQELALGEDAGYVHVQPIGAVTVGQKGERLAELGAMASSRAQVRVFSDDGFCVWDPLIMRRALEYVKAFDGVIAQHAQDPRLTEGAQLNEGTISAELGLTGWPAVAEESIIARDVLLAEHVGSRLHVCHLSTAGSVDIIRWAKKRGVNVTAEVTPHHLLLTEELARGYDARFKVNPPLRREEDVMAVRAGLADGTIDIVATDHAPHPAEAKACEWQAAANGMVGLESALRVVHEAMVQTGLLSWSDVARVMSRTPARIGRLDDHGTPIAVGMPASFTLYDPAPVRAFSTEDLHGRSVNSPYLGRELPGEVRWTLFRGRPTVADGALRDAAEVRA from the coding sequence GTGACGCATTCGTCAGAGGCCGAGGTCCTCATCATCCGCGGGGCACTCGTCGAAGGCACCGACCGTGCTGACCTGGTCGTCGCGAACGGTCGCATCGAAGAGGTCGGCTCCGGCCTCAGCCGTGCCGGCGCGACCGTCATCGACGCGGATGGGCTGATCGCCCTCCCCGGCCTGGTCGATCTGCACACGCACCTCCGCGAGCCCGGGTACGAAGCATCCGAGACGATCCTCACCGGCTCGCGCGCCGCGGCCGCGGGCGGATTCACCGCCGTGTTCGCGATGCCCAACACCTCGCCGGTGGCCGACACCGCGGGCGTCGTCGAGCAGGAGCTCGCGCTGGGCGAGGATGCCGGCTACGTGCACGTGCAGCCGATCGGCGCCGTCACCGTCGGGCAGAAGGGCGAGCGTCTCGCCGAGCTCGGCGCCATGGCCTCCTCCCGCGCCCAGGTCCGCGTCTTCAGCGACGACGGCTTCTGCGTCTGGGATCCGCTGATCATGCGGCGCGCCCTCGAATACGTGAAGGCGTTCGACGGCGTCATCGCCCAGCACGCCCAGGACCCGCGCCTCACCGAAGGCGCCCAGCTCAACGAAGGCACGATCTCCGCGGAGCTCGGCCTCACCGGCTGGCCCGCGGTCGCCGAGGAGTCGATCATCGCGCGCGATGTGCTCCTGGCCGAGCACGTCGGCTCGCGGCTGCACGTCTGCCACCTGTCCACGGCGGGCTCGGTAGACATCATCCGCTGGGCCAAGAAGCGCGGCGTCAACGTCACCGCCGAGGTCACCCCGCACCACTTGCTCCTCACCGAGGAGCTCGCCCGCGGCTACGACGCCCGGTTCAAGGTCAACCCACCGCTGCGTCGCGAAGAGGACGTGATGGCGGTCCGCGCAGGCCTGGCCGACGGCACGATCGACATCGTCGCGACCGACCACGCCCCGCACCCCGCCGAGGCGAAGGCGTGCGAATGGCAGGCGGCCGCCAACGGCATGGTCGGACTCGAGAGCGCCCTGCGCGTCGTGCACGAAGCCATGGTGCAGACCGGGCTGCTGTCTTGGTCGGACGTGGCGCGCGTGATGTCGCGGACACCCGCCCGCATCGGTCGGCTGGACGATCACGGCACCCCGATCGCGGTCGGGATGCCGGCATCCTTCACCCTCTACGACCCCGCGCCAGTGCGCGCGTTCTCCACGGAGGACCTGCACGGTCGCAGCGTGAACTCGCCGTACCTCGGGCGCGAACTGCCCGGCGAGGTGCGTTGGACGCTGTTCCGCGGTCGCCCCACGGTCGCCGACGGGGCACTCCGCGACGCCGCCGAGGTGCGCGCATGA
- a CDS encoding PH-like domain-containing protein, which produces MTREGALVVMILVAVLLLVLLAWAWRRRTKRDAGLTAPIGEAPAGATVLCAFPGLYVATTRHDEPLERLAIKGLGFRSRGVVTVTDAGVVLDLAGTPRLFLPVHVLVAAGQSTVAIDRVVEPDGLTRLTWHIDADTIVDTYFRPQDASARALADAILPLIPTSSPASSPAQTGSDA; this is translated from the coding sequence ATGACCCGCGAGGGCGCCCTGGTCGTGATGATCCTCGTCGCGGTGCTGCTGCTGGTTCTGCTCGCCTGGGCATGGCGCCGACGCACGAAGCGCGACGCGGGGCTGACCGCTCCGATCGGTGAAGCGCCCGCGGGCGCGACCGTCCTCTGTGCGTTCCCCGGGCTCTACGTCGCCACGACCCGGCACGACGAGCCGCTCGAGCGTCTCGCCATCAAGGGCCTCGGCTTCCGCTCGCGCGGAGTCGTCACCGTGACCGACGCCGGGGTCGTGCTCGATCTGGCCGGCACGCCGCGGCTGTTCCTGCCGGTGCACGTTCTCGTCGCGGCCGGGCAGTCCACGGTCGCGATCGACCGAGTGGTCGAACCCGACGGGCTGACCCGCCTCACCTGGCACATCGACGCCGACACGATCGTCGACACCTACTTCCGTCCTCAGGATGCCTCGGCCCGTGCGCTGGCCGACGCCATCCTTCCCCTCATCCCGACCTCGTCGCCGGCTTCCAGCCCGGCGCAGACAGGAAGCGACGCATGA
- the carA gene encoding glutamine-hydrolyzing carbamoyl-phosphate synthase small subunit gives MTSLLTKEPAVLVLEDGSRYVGRAYGARGTTIGEVVFATGMTGYQETLTDPSYAGQIVLQTAPHVGNTGMNDEDPESRRIWVAGYIVRDPSRVVSNWRADESLDDALVNDGIIGISGIDTRAVTRHIRSAGSMRGGIFSGEAAALDAEEQLRIVGDAPQMAGLNLSAEVSVASAEITPATGERIGNLAVLDLGVKQATIENLAARGFDVHVLPQDVSFAQIQAIDPVAVFYSNGPGDPAASGDHVALLREILDERLPFFGICFGNQLLGRALGLGTYKLPFGHRGINQPVMDKTTGRVEITAHNHGFAVEAPLEGSFDSPNGYGAIEVSHVGLNDNVVEGLRALDIPAFSVQYHPEAAAGPHDANYLFDRFRDMVIATQKDNN, from the coding sequence ATGACTTCGCTGCTCACGAAAGAGCCCGCCGTTCTCGTTCTCGAAGACGGCTCACGCTATGTCGGACGCGCCTACGGCGCCCGCGGCACCACGATCGGCGAGGTGGTCTTCGCCACCGGCATGACCGGCTACCAGGAGACCCTCACCGACCCGTCCTACGCCGGCCAGATCGTGTTGCAGACCGCGCCGCACGTCGGCAACACCGGCATGAACGACGAAGACCCCGAATCGCGCCGCATCTGGGTCGCCGGCTACATCGTGCGCGACCCCTCCCGCGTCGTATCCAACTGGCGGGCCGACGAGTCGCTCGACGACGCCCTCGTGAACGACGGCATCATCGGGATCTCCGGCATCGACACCCGCGCCGTGACCCGTCACATCCGCTCGGCCGGCAGCATGCGCGGCGGGATCTTCTCCGGTGAGGCCGCGGCGCTCGACGCCGAGGAGCAGCTCCGGATCGTCGGGGACGCCCCGCAGATGGCCGGTCTGAACCTCTCCGCGGAGGTCTCCGTCGCCTCGGCCGAGATCACCCCGGCCACAGGCGAGCGCATCGGCAACCTCGCCGTTCTCGACCTCGGCGTCAAGCAGGCCACGATCGAGAACCTCGCCGCCCGCGGATTCGATGTGCACGTGCTGCCGCAGGACGTCTCGTTCGCACAGATCCAGGCGATCGACCCTGTCGCCGTCTTCTACTCGAACGGTCCCGGCGACCCTGCCGCTTCCGGCGACCACGTCGCCCTGCTGCGCGAGATCCTCGACGAGCGCCTGCCGTTCTTCGGCATCTGCTTCGGCAATCAGCTGCTCGGCCGCGCCCTGGGCCTCGGCACCTACAAGCTGCCGTTCGGCCACCGCGGCATCAACCAGCCCGTGATGGACAAGACCACCGGTCGCGTCGAGATCACCGCGCACAACCACGGCTTCGCCGTGGAGGCACCGCTGGAGGGCAGCTTCGACAGCCCGAACGGTTACGGCGCGATCGAGGTCAGCCACGTCGGCCTCAACGACAACGTGGTCGAGGGCCTGCGCGCCCTCGACATCCCGGCCTTCTCGGTGCAGTACCACCCGGAGGCGGCCGCCGGCCCGCACGACGCCAACTACCTCTTCGACCGGTTCAGGGACATGGTCATCGCAACCCAGAAGGACAACAACTGA
- the carB gene encoding carbamoyl-phosphate synthase large subunit, whose translation MPKRDDIKSVLVIGSGPIVIGQACEFDYSGTQACRVLREEGVRVILVNSNPATIMTDPDFADATYIEPITWQVIETIIAKERPDAILPTLGGQTALNAAIDLHNHGILEKYDIELIGANFEAINKGEDRQIFKQLVLDAGAEVAASRIAHTMDEVLAAADELGYPLVVRPSFTMGGLGSGFAYDERDLRRIAGAGLHDSPTSEVLLEESILGWKEYELELMRDTADNTVVVCSIENVDPVGVHTGDSITVAPALTLTDREYQKLRDIGIDIIRAVGVDTGGCNIQFAIDPSNGRIIVIEMNPRVSRSSALASKATGFPIAKIAAKLAIGYRLDEIPNDITKVTPASFEPTLDYVVVKVPRFNFEKFPAADTTLTTTMKSVGEAMAIGRNYSTALQKALRSLEKRGSSFHWGEESRTKDELLEVSQTPTDGRIVVLQQALRFGATPAEAFEATAIDPWFIDQIVLINEVADTVHAAAELDADTIRLAKEHGFSDVQIGQLRGIPESEVRGIRHALSLRPVYKTVDTCAGEFPALTPYHYSSYDFETEVQPSERTKVVIIGSGPNRIGQGVEFDYSCVHASFALSDAGYETVMVNCNPETVSTDYDTSDRLYFEPLTLEDVLEVLHAEAQSGEILGVICQLGGQTPLGLAKGIQEAGYNILGTSPEAIDLAEERQLFSDILDEAGLIAPRHGTAIDVDGAVAVAEDIGFPVLVRPSFVLGGRGMEIVYDTASLRDYFVRTAGEVIIGEGMPLLVDRFLDDAIEIDVDALYDGEQLYIGGVMEHLEEAGIHSGDSSCTLPPVSLGRADIDRVRVATLAIAQGVGVRGLLNVQFAISAGVLYVIEANPRASRTVPFVSKALGIPLAKAASRIMAGTSIADLIVEGMLPEGDGSRVPLDAPVAVKEAVLPFKRFRTKDGRIVDSVLGPEMRSTGEVMGIDRDFPTAFAKSQDAAYGGMPTSGTVFISVADSDKRAVILPAHRLQELGYDLVATEGTAEILARNGIKVRVVNKYSATQESGETNIVDLINAGEIDIVVNTPSGGMARADGYEIRAAAVAGDKALFTTMAVLGAAVSALGVLKDGFQVRSLQEYAIDREQRG comes from the coding sequence ATGCCCAAGCGCGACGACATCAAGAGCGTCCTCGTCATCGGCTCCGGCCCGATCGTCATCGGCCAGGCCTGCGAGTTCGACTACTCCGGAACCCAGGCGTGCCGCGTGCTGCGCGAGGAGGGCGTCCGCGTCATCCTGGTCAACTCCAACCCGGCCACGATCATGACCGACCCCGACTTCGCCGACGCGACCTACATCGAGCCGATCACGTGGCAGGTCATCGAGACGATCATCGCCAAGGAGCGTCCGGACGCGATTCTGCCGACACTGGGCGGTCAGACGGCGCTGAATGCCGCCATCGACCTGCACAACCACGGCATCCTCGAGAAGTACGACATCGAGCTCATCGGTGCCAACTTCGAGGCCATCAACAAGGGCGAGGACCGCCAGATCTTCAAGCAGCTGGTGCTGGACGCCGGCGCGGAGGTCGCGGCATCCCGCATCGCCCACACGATGGACGAGGTGCTCGCCGCCGCCGATGAGCTCGGCTACCCGCTGGTGGTGCGCCCGAGCTTCACCATGGGCGGCCTCGGCTCGGGCTTCGCCTACGACGAGCGCGACCTGCGTCGCATCGCCGGAGCCGGCCTGCACGACTCGCCGACCAGCGAGGTGCTCCTGGAGGAGTCCATCCTCGGCTGGAAGGAGTACGAGCTCGAGCTCATGCGCGACACGGCGGACAACACCGTCGTGGTGTGCTCCATCGAGAACGTCGACCCCGTGGGCGTCCACACCGGTGACTCGATCACCGTCGCACCGGCGCTGACCCTCACCGACCGCGAGTACCAGAAGCTCCGCGACATCGGCATCGACATCATCCGCGCCGTGGGCGTGGACACCGGCGGCTGCAACATCCAGTTCGCCATCGATCCGTCCAATGGGCGCATCATCGTCATCGAGATGAACCCCCGTGTGTCGCGGTCGTCCGCCCTGGCGTCCAAGGCGACGGGCTTCCCGATCGCGAAGATCGCCGCGAAGCTCGCCATCGGCTACCGCCTCGACGAGATCCCGAACGACATCACCAAGGTGACGCCGGCCAGCTTCGAGCCGACGCTGGACTACGTCGTCGTCAAGGTGCCCCGGTTCAACTTCGAGAAGTTCCCGGCGGCGGACACGACCCTCACGACCACCATGAAGTCGGTCGGCGAAGCGATGGCCATCGGCCGCAACTACTCCACCGCGCTCCAGAAGGCCCTGCGGTCGCTGGAGAAGCGCGGCTCGAGCTTCCACTGGGGCGAGGAGTCCCGCACCAAGGACGAGCTGCTCGAGGTCTCCCAGACCCCGACCGACGGACGCATCGTCGTGCTGCAGCAGGCGCTGCGGTTCGGCGCGACGCCCGCCGAAGCGTTCGAGGCGACGGCGATCGACCCGTGGTTCATCGACCAGATCGTGCTGATCAACGAGGTCGCCGACACCGTGCACGCCGCGGCCGAGCTCGACGCCGACACGATCCGCCTCGCCAAGGAGCACGGCTTCAGCGACGTGCAGATCGGGCAGCTCCGGGGGATCCCGGAGAGTGAGGTGCGCGGCATCCGCCACGCGCTCAGCCTGCGCCCGGTGTACAAGACGGTCGACACGTGCGCGGGGGAGTTCCCGGCGCTCACGCCGTACCACTACTCGAGCTACGACTTCGAGACCGAGGTGCAGCCCTCCGAGCGCACCAAGGTCGTCATCATCGGCTCTGGGCCGAACCGTATCGGCCAGGGCGTCGAGTTCGACTACTCGTGCGTGCACGCGTCCTTCGCGCTGTCCGACGCGGGTTACGAGACCGTCATGGTCAACTGCAACCCCGAGACGGTCTCCACCGACTACGACACGAGTGACCGGCTCTACTTCGAGCCGCTCACGCTCGAGGACGTGCTGGAGGTCCTGCACGCCGAAGCGCAGTCCGGCGAGATCCTCGGCGTGATCTGCCAGCTCGGCGGTCAGACGCCCCTCGGCCTCGCGAAGGGCATCCAGGAGGCGGGCTACAACATCCTGGGTACCAGCCCCGAGGCCATCGACCTCGCCGAGGAGCGTCAGCTCTTCAGCGACATCCTCGACGAGGCCGGCCTGATCGCGCCGCGCCACGGCACGGCGATCGACGTCGACGGCGCCGTCGCGGTGGCCGAGGACATCGGATTCCCGGTGCTGGTCCGCCCGAGCTTCGTGCTCGGCGGCCGCGGCATGGAGATCGTCTACGACACCGCCAGCCTGCGCGACTACTTCGTGCGCACCGCGGGTGAGGTCATCATCGGCGAAGGCATGCCGCTCCTGGTGGACCGCTTCCTCGACGACGCGATCGAGATCGACGTCGACGCTCTCTACGACGGCGAGCAGCTGTACATCGGCGGCGTCATGGAGCACCTCGAAGAGGCCGGCATCCACTCGGGCGACTCGAGCTGCACCCTCCCGCCGGTCTCGCTCGGACGTGCCGACATCGACCGCGTCCGCGTCGCGACGCTTGCCATCGCGCAGGGCGTCGGTGTGCGCGGGCTGCTGAACGTCCAGTTCGCCATCAGCGCCGGCGTGCTCTACGTCATCGAGGCCAACCCGCGCGCCAGCCGCACGGTGCCGTTCGTGTCCAAGGCGCTCGGCATCCCACTCGCCAAGGCCGCGAGCCGCATCATGGCCGGCACGTCCATCGCCGATCTGATCGTCGAGGGGATGCTGCCCGAAGGCGACGGGTCCCGCGTTCCGCTGGACGCCCCTGTCGCCGTCAAGGAGGCCGTGCTGCCGTTCAAGCGGTTCCGCACCAAGGACGGCCGCATCGTCGACTCCGTGCTCGGCCCGGAGATGCGCTCCACCGGCGAGGTCATGGGCATCGACCGCGACTTCCCGACCGCGTTCGCCAAGAGCCAGGATGCCGCGTACGGCGGCATGCCGACCTCGGGCACCGTGTTCATCTCGGTCGCCGACAGCGACAAGCGCGCCGTCATCCTTCCGGCACACCGCCTGCAAGAGCTCGGCTACGACCTGGTCGCGACCGAGGGCACTGCAGAGATCCTGGCCCGCAACGGCATCAAGGTGCGCGTCGTGAACAAGTACTCCGCGACCCAGGAGAGCGGCGAGACCAACATCGTCGACCTCATCAACGCGGGCGAGATCGACATCGTCGTGAACACACCCAGCGGCGGCATGGCGCGCGCCGATGGCTACGAGATCCGCGCGGCGGCCGTCGCCGGCGACAAGGCGCTGTTCACCACGATGGCCGTGCTCGGTGCCGCGGTGAGCGCGCTGGGCGTGCTGAAGGACGGGTTCCAGGTGCGCAGCCTGCAGGAGTACGCGATCGACAGGGAACAGCGCGGATGA
- the pyrF gene encoding orotidine-5'-phosphate decarboxylase has protein sequence MTGFGERARGAIDAYGHLCVGIDPHPSLLGDWGLDASAAGAREFGLRVVEASAGKVGIVKPQVSFFERYGSAGFAALEDVLAAGRAAGLLVIADAKRGDIGSTMDAYAEAWLTPGSPLEADAMTANPFLGLGSLEGTFALAEQHGKGVFVLAATSNADAFETQRATLATGGTVSAGIVSEVSARNAGTTAAGEWGSLGFVIGATVDWVEAGLTAFTPPAPILAPGFGFQGAGAGELTARFGAAAATVIASESRSILSAGPDDIAATIRVHAAQFAGTHA, from the coding sequence ATGACCGGGTTCGGGGAGCGCGCACGCGGCGCGATCGATGCCTACGGCCACTTGTGCGTCGGCATCGATCCGCATCCGTCGCTGCTCGGGGATTGGGGACTGGATGCCTCGGCCGCCGGTGCGCGTGAGTTCGGCCTGCGCGTGGTCGAGGCCTCCGCGGGCAAGGTCGGGATCGTCAAACCGCAGGTGTCGTTCTTCGAACGGTACGGCTCGGCCGGTTTCGCGGCGCTCGAGGACGTCCTGGCCGCGGGGCGCGCCGCGGGGCTGCTCGTGATCGCCGACGCGAAGCGCGGTGACATCGGATCGACGATGGACGCCTACGCCGAGGCGTGGCTGACCCCCGGGTCGCCCTTGGAGGCGGACGCGATGACCGCGAACCCGTTCCTCGGACTCGGGTCGCTGGAGGGCACCTTCGCCCTCGCCGAGCAGCACGGCAAGGGCGTGTTCGTGCTCGCCGCGACAAGCAACGCCGACGCGTTCGAGACCCAGCGTGCGACGCTCGCCACTGGCGGGACGGTCTCGGCCGGCATCGTGTCCGAAGTGTCCGCCCGCAACGCGGGAACAACCGCTGCGGGGGAGTGGGGGAGCCTCGGCTTCGTCATCGGTGCCACCGTGGACTGGGTGGAGGCCGGCCTCACAGCGTTCACGCCTCCGGCGCCGATCCTCGCCCCGGGCTTCGGCTTCCAGGGCGCGGGCGCCGGTGAGCTCACCGCCCGTTTCGGTGCGGCGGCGGCGACGGTGATCGCGAGCGAGAGCCGCAGCATCCTGTCCGCCGGTCCGGACGATATCGCCGCCACTATCCGCGTGCACGCCGCGCAGTTCGCGGGGACGCATGCCTGA